Proteins encoded by one window of Juglans regia cultivar Chandler chromosome 15, Walnut 2.0, whole genome shotgun sequence:
- the LOC108979560 gene encoding uncharacterized protein LOC108979560, translating to MPEVGFQERTSSTGAGLRGREASPDSVIFTLESNFCSLFSSASASVDRCSFASDAHDHDSVPSEISLHLVGPDHGDRHESSSDPDPNKRTGHNKKHSRFFRKGEKAKVEKEDSDADFEDESPPLDSARSSFSLALKECQDRRSRSESLAEKLDRRRPASLDLNNVTAAYSSSPRLATLKKSSVVASRKCGTFPSPGTPNYRQASIGMQKGWSSERVPSHTSANRRHAALLPYNNGRSTLPSKWEDAERWIFSPVSGDGVARPSFQPPQRRPKSKSGPLGPPGIAYYSMYSPATPMFYGGNVAASPFSASVIAADGLAIHSNGNAGVFPGVTEPCIARSVSVHGYSEMLSQSSLPGLQDEKLDRLKDAGTDISLGVSRRDMATQMSPQSSSHSSPHRRLSFSASTLSSPPIVQLHSQPSSKMEVRDVVVDERVTVTRWSKKDRARLPGKSSSNVDDWKKKGVGTQPSILDIKSISRSKREEAKITAWENLQKAKAEAAIRKLEMKLEKKRSSSMDKIMNKLRSAQKRAQVMRSSVLASQANQVTRTSHKALSFCRNRQIGSLSGCFTCHAF from the exons ATGCCGGAGGTGGGGTTTCAGGAGCGGACATCGTCGACAGGTGCCGGCTTGAGAGGCCGCGAAGCTAGCCCTGATTCCGTCATCTTCACCCTCGAATCCAACTTCTGCAGCCTCTTCTCCTCTGCTTCAGCCAGCGTCGACCGCTGCTCTTTTGCTTCCGACGCCCACGACCACGACTCCGTCCCTTCTGAAATCTCCCTT CATTTGGTAGGACCCGACCATGGCGATCGCCACGAGAGCTCGAGTGATCCAGATCCAAACAAACGCACAGGACACAACAAGAAGCACAGTCGTTTCTttagaaaaggagaaaaagccAAAG TCGAAAAGGAAGACAGCGACGCAGATTTTGAAGACGAAAGTCCGCCTCTTGATTCTGCAAGAAGCTCCTTCTCTCTAGCTCTCAAAG AATGCCAGGATCGGAGATCTAGATCTGAATCTCTAGCCGAGAAGCTAGATAGACGAAGACCCGCTTCGTTGGATCTGAACAATGTTACCGCCGCTTACTCCTCCTCGCCGCGGCTGGCAACCTTGAAGAAAAGCTCGGTGGTTGCGTCTCGCAAGTGTGGTACGTTTCCGAGTCCCGGGACACCGAATTATCGGCAGGCGAGCATCGGAATGCAAAAGGGTTGGAGCTCGGAGCGAGTTCCTTCACATACAAGTGCTAACCGGAGGCATGCGGCATTGCTGCCTTACAACAATGGAAGGTCGACGTTACCTTCGAAATGGGAGGACGCAGAAAGGTGGATTTTCAGTCCGGTTTCGGGAGACGGTGTTGCAAGGCCTTCGTTTCAGCCACCGCAGAGGCGGCCCAAGTCTAAGAGTGGTCCACTCGGCCCGCCTGGGATTGCGTATTACTCGATGTATTCTCCGGCTACGCCGATGTTCTATGGGGGTAATGTTGCGGCTTCTCCGTTTTCGGCCAGTGTGATAGCAGCGGACGGATTGGCGATACACTCTAATGGTAATGCTGGAGTGTTTCCTGGGGTAACAGAGCCTTGCATTGCACGTTCCGTTAGTGTGCACGGCTACTCTGAGATGTTGAGCCAGTCATCATTGCCTGGATTACAAG ATGAAAAGCTCGATAGGCTCAAGGATGCAGGCACTGACATATCCTTGGGTGTTTCAAGAAGGGATATGGCAACCCAGATGAGTCCGCAGAGTAGCAGTCACTCATCTCCACACAGGAGGCTTTCTTTCTCTGCCTCCACTCTCTCCTCCCCACCTATTGTGCAGTTGCATAGCCAACCATCATCTAAAATGGAAGTTAGGGATGTCGTGGTAGATGAACGTGTCACTGTGACTAGGTGGTCCAAAAAAGATAGAGCTCGGCTCCCTGGGAAGAGCTCATCTAATGTTGATGACTGGAAAAAGAAAGGTGTGGGTACTCAACCTTCCATTTTGGATATAAAGAGCATTTCCAG GTCAAAAAGAGAGGAAGCCAAAATCACGGCATGGGAGAACCTGCAGAAGGCAAAAGCTGAGGCAGCAATACGAAAGCTGGAG ATGAAGCTGGAAAAGAAGAGATCGTCATCCATGGATAAGATAATGAACAAGCTGAGATCAGCTCAGAAGAGAGCTCAAGTTATGAGGAGCTCAGTGTTGGCCAGTCAGGCCAATCAAGTTACTAGGACTTCCCATAAGGCTCTCTCATTCTGCAGAAACCGTCAGATAGGCTCCTTGAGTGGTTGTTTCACCTGCCATGCTTTCTAA
- the LOC108979546 gene encoding triacylglycerol lipase OBL1-like — translation MAPNERQFSNHFLLLKPEEASFYDLVRFLLFSDYSETSGFLDFTESLEADFWRRWYIFNSLLVQKLLLLYGKPLVLIGNMLELWLNLLLRNGGFLKLFFKFFTGKVVLPDPSSATFTSVVGCLDGRVELDKSIRQDDHIKYNASLAMMASKLSYENAEFVHTIIRDHWNMEYLGFYNFWNDFRGQPSTQTIMFQDTKNNPNLIVVGFSGTHPFDPIAIGIDVDLSWIELEGVGNAHSGFMKALGLQKDKGWPKEIEKRSDPQQQFAYYEIRSKLREILQKNESAKFIITGHSLGGALAILFVTTLAMHEEAWLLEKLEGVYTFGQPRVGNKQFGDYMKEKLNENDVRYLRYVYCNDLVPRVPYDDDSIFFEHFSPVLYYNVYYNEKVLWEEPNKNYFSLLWVIPKYLNAVLELIRSFIIPYIKGSDYKENWLMKMFRVFGLIIPGLAAHCPQDYVNVTRLGSLPLDLQNSLGHRNSKVGLPKKSQ, via the exons ATGGCGCCAAACGAGAGACAATTCAGTAACCATTTTCTGCTGCTTAAGCCAGAAGAGGCGAGCTTCTATGATCTTGTTCGCTTTCTCCTTTTCTCCGACTACTCAGAAACAAGTGGATTCCTCGACTTCACGGAATCTCTAGAGGCAGATTTTTGGCGCCGATGGTACATCTTCAACTCCCTTCTCGTGCAGAAACTACTCCTTCTCTATGGAAAACCTCTGGTTCTGATAGGGAATATGCTGGAGCTGTGGCTGAATCTTCTCTTAAGAAACGGAGGATTTCTCAAGCTGTTTTTTAAGTTCTTTACAG GAAAGGTGGTGCTGCCTGATCCATCATCGGCAACGTTCACATCTGTGGTGGGATGTCTTGATGGAAGAGTGGAGTTAGACAAAAGCATTAGACAAGAtgatcacataaaatataatgctTCGCTTGCAATGATGGCTTCCAAATTGTCATACGAAAATGCAGAATTTGTTCATACCATAATCAGAGATCACTGGAAC ATGGAATACTTAGGGTTCTACAACTTCTGGAACG ATTTTCGAGGACAAccttcaactcaaactatcatGTTCCAAGATACAAAGAATAACCCTAACCTAATCGTGGTTGGGTTTAGTGGCACCCATCCATTCGATCCAATTGCAATTGGGATAGATGTGGACTTGTCGTGGATTGAGCTTGAAGGCGTGGGAAACGCCCATAGTGGCTTTATGAAAGCTCTAGGCTTGCAGAAGGACAAAGGCTGGccaaaagaaatagagaaaagaaGTGATCCCCAGCAACAATTTGCTTACTATGAAATAAGAAGCAAGCTAAGAGAAATATTGCAGAAGAACGAGAGTGCTAAATTCATAATAACAGGACACAGCTTGGGTGGGGCATTGGCGATTCTGTTTGTGACCACTCTAGCCATGCATGAGGAGGCATGGTTGTTAGAAAAGTTGGAGGGAGTGTATACATTCGGGCAACCAAGGGTTGGCAACAAGCAGTTTGGGGATTACATGAAGGAAAAGTTGAACGAGAATGATGTGAGGTATCTGAGATATGTTTACTGCAATGACTTGGTGCCTAGGGTCCCTTATGACGATGACAGTATATTCTTTGAGCACTTCTCTCCCGTCCTCTACTACAATGTGTACTACAACGAAAAG GTTTTATGGGAGGAGCCAAATAAGAACTACTTCTCACTATTATGGGTAATACCTAAGTACCTAAATGCAGTTTTGGAGCTGATCCGAAGTTTCATAATCCCATATATCAAAGGTTCAGACTACAAAGAAAATTGGTtgatgaaaatgtttagagTGTTCGGATTGATAATTCCCGGATTAGCAGCACATTGTCCTCAAGATTATGTTAACGTCACTCGATTGGGATCCTTACCTTTAGACCTCCAGAACTCACTTGGGCATAGAAATTCTAAAGTTGGTTTACCAAAGAAATCACAATAG